GGCAGCGCTTTCCGCGGCTGGCACGGATCGAGGAAGAGATCCACCGGCGGGTGCGCGAGATGAAGCTCAAGCCGCAATTTCAACTGACGGTTCCTGCCGGGCTCGAGGGGGGCGCCGTTACCATTGGCATGAAAGCCGCCAGCTACGACGAGCTGAAGCGTCTGTCCGCCGAGCTGGCGCGCGTCGTCGATCAAGAAGGGATGAAAGAAATTTTCGCTCTGCTGCGCGGGGAACAGGTTGCATGAAAAACTTCGAGCCGCAGGAGATCGTCGTCGAGTCGGGATCGGAGCAAAGCTCGATCTATAAAAACCTCAAACGAGCTTTTCCGAACGTTCCGTTTGCTTTTACCGATCAACTCTGGGGGAAAGACTCGCCGACCGCGTCGCGCGATGTTTTCGGGGATGGAAAGCGGAAGCTGTTACTGGCACGCCACCGTGGCGAGTTTCTCAAGAAGTGCCCCGGCAGCGACGGACAGGTCTGCTGCAACTACTTCGTCATCAATTTCGCCAGCAACTGTCCGATGGAATGCAGCTACTGTTATCTTCAGGAGTACCTCGCCGACAATCCGGCGCTCAAGGTCTTCAGCAACATCGAGGATCTGCTCGGCGAAGCCGACGCGCTGCTCGGCCGCCATCGGAAGTTTTTCTTTCGCATTGGCACCGGCGAGATCACCGACAGTCTGGCGCTCGATCCGTACATCGGCTTTTGCGCCGAAGTCGTTCCTTTCTTCGCCGAACAGCCGAACGTTCTCCTTGAGTTAAAGACCAAGAGCGACTGCGTCGATGGGCTGGTGCAGCTCGACCCCAAGGAGCGCGTGGTGGTCTCCTGGTCGATGAATCCCGAGAAGGTGATCGACGCCGACGAGCACGACACGGCGTCGTTCGGGGAGAGACTGGTGGCGGCGCGGCGCTGCCAGGCTGGGGGCTACAAGCTCGGCTTTCACTTCGATCCCATAGTCGAGTACCCCGGCTGGGAGGAAGATTATCGCGAAATGGTCGAGAGGATTTTTGCCGCGGTGGATCACCGCCGGATCGCCTGGATCAGCCTGGGCGTGCTGCGCACGACTCCCGGCCTCAAGCGGGTCATGCGCTCGCGTTTTCCGCTGAGTCGGTTGCCGACGGGTGAGCAGATTCTCTGTCCCGACGGCAAGCTGCGCTACTTCCAGCCTCTCCGGGTCGATATCTACCGTAAGATGCTCCGCTGGATTCGCGCCGCGTCTCCCATTGTGTTTGTATATCTCTGCATGGAATCCAAAGAGGTCTGGGAGCAGGTCTTCGGCTTTGCCCCGAGCTGTGAGAAAGAGCTGGGCAGCCGGCTCGCCAATTTTGGATTTTAGATTTTCGATTGAAGAGAAGACAGGATGAAATGGTAATGGGAGATCGGGTTTTTATCTAAAATCGGCAATCTAAAATCGAAAATGAACAATGACAATCCTATCGGTTTGTTTGACTCCGGCATCGGTGGTCTCACTGTTCTCCAGCGGATCATGGAAGTCCTGCCAAAGGAGAACACGGTCTACCTCGGCGATACAGCGCGCTCGCCGTATGGGACCAAGTCGGTCGAGACCGTGCTGCGCTACTCGTTTGAGAACGCCGACTTTCTGATTCAGAAGAACGTGAAGCTGCTCGTCGTCGCCTGCAATACTTCCACCGCCGTCGCTCTTAAAGCCCTTCAACAGAATCTCGCCGTCCCCGTGGTGGGCGTGATCGAGCCGGGCGCGAGAGCGGCAGTAGCGAAGACCAAGAATAAAAAAATCGGCGTGATCGGCACCGAAGCCACAATCCAGAGCGGCGCCTACACGCAAGCGCTGAGGGCCATCGATCCAAAGGTCGAAGTATACAGTCGCGCGTGCCCGTTGTTTGTCCCGCTGGTGGAAGAAGGATGGCTCGACAATAAGGTGGTCGAGATGACGGTGGAATCTTATCTTAGCGGGTTGAAGCGCAGCGGAATCGATGCGTTGATCCTAGGCTGCACGCACTATCCCTTGCTCAAAAAAGCGCTCCGGAAATTCCTGGGACGCGGCGTTCGGCTGGTCGATTCCGCCGAAGAGACCGCCAACGAGGTTTCCAGATTGTTAGGGGAAGGCTCGCTGCAACGCGAGCGCGGGAAGGGCGCGGCGAGTTTTTTCGTCACCGACGTTCCGGACCGCTTTATCAAAGTCGGCCGGCGCTTTCTCGGCGAGAAGGTGGACTCGGCGGTCCGGATCGAGCGCTGAGGGGCGTTCCTTTGCCTTGAATCCTCAACGTAGAATCGTGTATTTTGATTGACGTATGTTGAATCTGGTTAAAAAGATCGTCGGCACCAAGAACGAGCGCGAGATCAAGCGCATCCGGCCGGTCGTCGAACAGATCGCCGCCCTCGAACCGCAGCTCGAAAAACTCGGCGATGCCGACCTTAGGGCCAAGACAGACGAGTTCAAGAAAAGAATCAATGAAGCGACGGCGAGCGCGCGCGCCGCTTTCGAAGAGGCCCAAACCCGGGCTTTGGCCGCACCCGCCGAAGAACGGGAGGATCTCAAGACCGAGGTGGAGAATCTCGAGAAGGAGTTGCGCCAGGCGACGGCCGACGTTTTACACGAGATCCTGCCGGAGGCGTTCGCCGCGACGCGCGAGGCCTCGAAGCGGACCATCGGGCTGCGCCATTTCGACGAGCAGATGATCGGCGGCATCATTCTCCACGAGGGGAAGATCGCCGAGATGAAGACCGGCGAAGGCAAGACGCTGGTCGCGACGCTGCCATTCTATCTGAACGCGCTGGCGGGGAAGGGCGTTCACCTGATCACCGTCAACGACTATCTCGCTCGGCGCGACGTGCAGTGGATGGGACCGATCTACCACGCGCTCGGTCTTACGGTTGCCTCTATCGTCCACGAGGCGAGCTATCTTTTCGATCCAACATACGTCACCAAGGATTACCGTTATCTCAACCTCCGCCCAATCTCGCGCCAAGAGGCCTATCGGGCCGACATCACCTACGGCACCAACCACGAGTTCGGCTTCGACTACCTGCGCGACAACATGAAATTCTCACTCGAGGAATACGTCCAGCGCGAGCTGAACTTCGCCATCGTCGACGAGGTGGACAATATCTTGATCGACGAAGCGCGGACGCCGCTCATCATCTCGGGTCCGGCGGAAGAATCGACCGACAAATATTACGTCATCGACCGGATCATTCCCAAACTGCAGCGCGGAGCGGTGATTCAAGGAGATCAATCCCAGGAAAAGCGCGCCGCCATCGAGAAGCAAGGCGACTACACCGTCGATGAAAAGAGCCGCACGGCGACCCTGACGGAGAGCGGCGTGGCGAAAGTGGAGCGCCTGCTCAACATCCACAATCTCTACGACCCGCGTCATATTGACACGCTGCACCACGTGAACCAGGGCCTCAAGGCGCACGCCATCTTCAAGCGCGACGTGGATTATGTGGTGAAGGACGGCGAGGTGATCATCGTGGACGAGTTCACCGGCCGGCTGATGCCCGGCCGGCGCTGGTCCGACGGTCTCCATCAGGCGATCGAAGCGAAAGAAGGCGTGCATATCCGCGAGGAAAACCAGACGCTGGCGACGATCACGATCCAGAATTATTTCCGCATGTACAAGAAGCTCGCCGGCATGACGGGCACGGCCGACACCGAGGCGACCGAGTTCAAGAAAATCTACAAGCTCGACGTGGCGGTGATCCCGACGCACCGGAACATGATCCGGACCGACAACCCGGACATGGTCTACAAGAGCGAAAAGGAGAAGTTCAACGCGGTGGTGGACGAGATCGAGCAGTGCCACGAGAAAGGCCAGCCGGTTCTGGTCGGCACCACTTCGGTGGCGAAATCCGAACGCCTTTCCCGCTTGCTCAAGCAGAAGGGCGTGAAGCACAACGTCCTCAACGCCGTGAATCACGAGGCGGAAGCGACGGTAATCGCGCAGGCGGGAAGGTTCGGCACCGTCACGATCGCGACCAACATGGCCGGGCGGGGCACGGACATTCTGCTCGGCGGCAACCCGGAATTTCTCGCGCGCGCCGACATGGAGCACGAATGGATCAGCCGCTCGGCGAAGCTCCCGCTGCAGGGCGCTACGCGCTACGAGGACACGCTCAGAGAGCTCAGGGAAAAATACGACGAGGAAGTTCAAAAGGCCGAGAGACAATACCGCAAAGAGGGGGAACTGTTCGAGCAACAGCGCAGCGACTCGCTCAAGAAACTCACCGAGAGCCAGCGGCGCTTAAGAGAGCTTTCTCCCTTCCGGGACTTGAGAGAAGAATACGAGCAGATATCGGCGACGGAATTGATCGAAGCCCTGCACGAGCTCAACGGCATTCCCGAACGTTATCTCAAGGCGAAGGAGACCCTGGAGTCGTCGTTGTCGGCGTCGGGCGACGCCGTCGCGCGAGACGCGCGCGAAGCATTCGACGAGGCGCGCGAGACTTTCGACCAATCGCTGGAGCGGTGGCAGGAGGGGAACGGCCGCAGAGCGGAGATCATGGAGGCGCTCGACGAGACCAGGCGAAATTACGAGCAGCGGGTGAACGATTACGAGTTCGCCGTCGCCAACTCGGTGCTCTCGCGCGGGGAACACGCGGCCGAAGTGAGCGAGTACGAAGCGGCGCGCCGGGCGTTTGAAGAGGCGGAGGCGCGCTGTGACGAAGTGCGTGGGCCTTATGAAGAAGCCATCCGCGCGGCGCAGCGAAACTACGAGTCGAAGCGGCAGGAATACGTGAAGATCGTCGAGGAAGTCCGCGAGGAATTGGAAAAGGCGCCGGAGGCCTACCGCCAACGATTCGACGAGATCCTCGGCAAGTACCAAAAAGTCTGCGCCGAAGAGAGAGAAAAGGTGGTCGCCGCCGGCGGGCTGCACATCATCGGCACGGAGCGCCACGAGAGCCGGCGCATCGACAACCAACTGCGCGGGCGATCCGGGCGGCAGGGCGATCCAGGCTCTTCGCGATTTTATCTATCGCTCGAAGACGACCTCATGCGCATCTTCGGCGCCGAGCGGATTCAAGGCATCATGAACCGCCTGGGGATGGAAGAGGGCGTGCCGATCGAGCACGGGCTGGTCACGCGCGCGATCGAGAACGCGCAGAAAAAAGTCGAGGCCCACAACTTCGACATCCGCAAGCACCTGCTGGAGTACGACGACGTGATGAACAAGCAGCGGGAGGTCATTTACAATCAGAGAAAAGAAGTTCTCAAAGGGGAAAACCTGAAGGAAGAGGTGCTGGAGATGGCCGCGGGGCTCGCCGAGGAGATCGCCGCGCGCTATGCGGAAAAAGAAGGAGATCCTTCGGAGTGGGATTTCAAGGGACTCAGCGATGCGCTCTATCACCAATTTGCCTTCCGTCTCGAATTTTCCGAGAAGGAACAGGAGGAGCTGACTTTAGAGCAGGTCCAGGAGCGGGTAGTCCAAAAGGTCACGGAGGCCTACGAGCGCAAGGAAGCGCAGTTCGGCGCGCCGATGCTGCGCCAGTTGGAGAAGGTGATCATGCTGCAAACCATCGATACGCTGTGGAAGGATCACCTTCTCAACATGGACCATTTAAAGGAAGGCATCGGGCTGCGCGGCTACGGGCAGAAAAATCCCCTGCAGGAATACCAGAAGGAAGGCTTCGAGATGTTCGAGGAGATGATCCAGCGCATCCAGGAGGACGTGGTTCAGAAGCTTTTCACGATCGAAATGGCGCGGGAAGCCGCAGTGGAAGAGATTCAGGTCCAGCAGCGGCCGCTGCGGATGGTCTTGAGCCACGGCGGCAGCGAAGAGCCGGCGCGGCCCGTGGCGCTGAAGCGCGACGGCGCCAAGATCGGCAGGAACGATCCGTGCTCCTGCGGCAGCGGAAAAAAATACAAGCGATGCTGCGGCAAGTAGCTGCGCCCGCCGCTGACTAAAATTGGTTCTAAAGATGGGTATTCGCAGGTCTCCTACAAACTTAAAGAAACTATTCTTTTGTAAAAACCGCGCCTCCAATGCTACCGGGCTTTCCAGCAATTATGTCATAGCGCTCTCCCACAAGCAGACGTTGAGCAGGAATGAACTCTTCAAATCCTTCTGGCACAATCCCGTATGTAATTTCTGCAATGGGTTTTGGAGTTTCTAGCTTCGTCTGAATAGCCCAAACTAATTCATGTGGCTTAGCCTGAGCCACTACCCGACCAACAGACAACTGTCGTATTTCCACCATACTGCCGCCGAATATTCCTCGCGACTTGAATCCTAGCGTCGGAGGTTGTCCTGGTACCTGCGAAACCTTGATTTCGAAATCTTCCCGACAGCCCGTTAGGAGCGTCATTACTGCGAGAACAATAATCAACAGGTGTGATCTCATCATTTGTTTGCCGGGAGGAAGAGCCCACAGAACCTTGATTACGGCTCGAGATTGCAGTTCACGACGTTGACCGTGACACCGAAAGTCGTTCCGTAAGCGCCGTAGTCGCCATTGCCGGAACCGGACGTGGCTGTCGGGGGAAAGAAAGATACATCGAACTGCCCCTGCGTTGCGTCGATAAAAAAGGTAACGGCAAACTCGGAGAAGCTACCGTCTTTCGCCACCGTAGCGGTGCCGAAGGCGGGGCTGAGTCCGGCGGTCCTGCCCCTGAGCGTTTCGATTTTCCCGGCCGTCTTCGGCCGCGAAGCTTTGAAGCGGAAGAAGCCGATGTCGCCGCTGAACGGACCGCCGTTGAGCTGGAAGCAGAAGTCGGCAAAAGCCGGCGGCGTTATCAGCGTCGTTGCGAACAAGCACAGAAGCACGCCGAAGGCGAAAGCGCGTTTGTTCATTTGCATACTCCTTTCCGATCTTTGCGGGACTCTACCACAGGCTGGACGTTTCTGTCGATAAATCCCTTGAGCGCTTACGGAAAATACTCCACGGAAGCGCGTACGATCGATTCGTACAAGCGCGAATAGAAAAAAAAGGGGAGAGCGGCTCAACGCCCCCTCTCCCCTTTAGTCCGGAGAAAAAGTTTTTAACGAATTACGGGCGCAGCGATTTTTTTCGTCCCATTGCCGCTTCGAAGCTGATTGCTGCTGCTAGACTGCTTGCTTAGCGTTGCCGTCGTCGTTGCCGTGTCGCTATCGATGCTGAAGGTTCCCGACAATACGTTCGAGCCATGCTGGGCTAGATCTACGCCCCGAATATTAAATGCCGTGATCTCCAACGTTATGCTGCAGCCTTGCGCCGCCGCCACTGCCATGGCTTTTGGGCCGATTTCCACCGTCTTTATCTCGGTCGCTTCAAAGTCGAATGGATTGGCATCGGGGTCGGTCCTATTTTCGGAAAAGGGGAATATGGATTCCTCATCCGATTCAACAACGTCAGGTCCGCAGCCTTTAGGTTTGTTCTTGGCTTTCAGCAAGGTGACGTTCAGACGGTCAAAATCATCGTCAATATCGCGGAACTCGAGCAGCGCGGCGATGCCGGGGGTAGAATACCCGGGGTCGGGAGAGTCCCTGCGAGCGAACGTCAGGTTTTGAATCTCCGGAGCATCCTGCGCCGGCGTTACCGTGATGTTAACCGTGGCCGGCGGGCTGTCCACGGTGCCATCGTTGACTATAAAGGTGAAGCTGTCCGGGCCGTTGTAATTCAGGTTGGGCGTATAGGTGACCGAGTTTGCCACCGTGGCTTGGATGATCGCGGTCAGTTGCTTCGACCGAAGTGCTGAAGCCACTGTACCCGGTCTCTTTTTTTCCTTCTGCAGCCGCGCCTTGAGCCGACGCTTTGCCCTGGATAGCTGGCTGTTCGAGGCTGGCACGAGCTGCGACAGCGTCCCATTCTGAGGTGGAGTTACGATCGTGAAAGTCAGCGGATCATTATCGACATCGCTGCCGGTGAGCGTGATAAGCTTTGGGGTATCTTCAGTCGTCGTAACCGACTGTGGGTCAGCCACCGGAGGAGTATTGGCCGCGGTCGTCCAATCTTTAGTGACGGTGTTGGAAGTCTGTACCTGCCCGCTCGAATCTACGAACGAAGCTTGGATCTGATCGGTTCCTGCCCCTCCGTCACCGGTGTAGGTGAATGTAGCGTCGCCGTTGACGTTCGTCGTGCCGGTGCCGTTATCGCCCGCGTTCGGGCCCGCAATCACATTGAACGTCACCAACTCGCCCTGAATCGGCGCTCCGGTGTTGTCAGTGACTTTGGCCGTCACGGTATGCTGCGTTCCGAGGGGGTTGGTAGCGCTGGTCGGGCTCAGCACGATGCCCTCGCCGACGATCGCAGCCCCGGAAAGATGAAAGTATGCGAAGAATATGTTGTCGTCGTTGGAAGGGTTCTGGGAGAAAACTGAAATGGTCGTATCGGATGACGTAATAAATGGAAGCAGCGAGTAAAGCTCATCGTCGGTCCTAAAGCTTGTAGGGGGGGCGGTGGGATTAGGATTTGCATTGGAGTCGTCAAGTCCTCCGACAGTAATCAAACCACCGTTGAAAGATCCACCGTCGTCCTGGCCTCCTGCGGAGGTCGTGAGTCTCTGGCCATTAACATTGACGAGGCTGAATTGCCCCGATGGCTGAAAGCCGAAAGAAATTCCCAAGCCCATGTCGGCCAGGGCCCCCGCAGCATTGGGATCGATCGGCTGGGCGAGAGTTATCGAAAAGGTATCGCCCGCTATGTTCTGCGCGCCAAAGAGGAGACTGACGGTGGTGTCCGCGGTTTGCAATGGATCGTCAAAGACTACGACCAGAATTTCGCCCTCGATGCCAACCGTGGCGACTTCCGTGAACGTAAACGCCACGCGTCCCGCCGCAGCGGCATCCACCGTGGGTTTTACGATCGAGGTAACATCGGCGAGATGGTTCGAATTGTTAATAGCGCCGGAGACTTGGGCGTCCCAATTTATGGGAGTTCCATTGATCGTTACGTCGCCGTTGTTGAGCACCCGGCCGCTGAATCCTGTCGAGGCGGCCAGCACGAAAGCAGCGCGCACGGTCGCGGAAGCATTTGGCTTATCAACCTCAGCAATATGGGATGCGGAGTTCGATCCGGCGCCATCGACCGAAAGGGAGAGTTTTCCGGTGGCGGCGAAGAATTCGGTAAGCGCGGCGAATGCGGCCGGAGGTGTGAGCAAGAGCGCGGCGAAAAAAACTAGAGCAGAAAACATTTCTACGAAAACCGAGACATTCTTTTTCACTGCTATCTCCTGGGGAATAAGTTCGTTGGCCGACCGGCGTCTATAAACCTTTCCCCGATTGATCGGGCGGGTAACCGCCGGCCCCGCGGGATTGCCGGTTTGTTGAAGCGTCGACATCATCATCACCTTCAGCATCACCGAATGGGTTTAGGCAGTTTGATCGTAGTAATGACCGGAGGAATATTTCCTCCCGGAAGCGGCGGCGGCGCACCCGGAGGTGTTGGACTTGGCAGGGTTGGCGTCTGTCCCGTTACCAAGGCTGCATCGGCGATAACCGCCGTATCGGCGATACCGTTCTTTACAATCGTGGCCCCATTGGCTTCTGCGCCTACCGCTCGAGGAAGTTGGAATGGCCGAAGCAGAAGGGCGGCGAATTCCTCTGTGATGTTTCTGATCTCCCCAACGTTGCAGTTGACGCCCTGTCCAGTGATTTCCGTCGCAGTGAATCGAGTTAGGTTGGCGGAGGGGCTGGTTGCCGGCGGAGGGCACCTCAGAAGAGCCTCGCCCGATAACTGCGCAAAAGTGCTTCTCGCAGCATCAACGGCTTCGGCGTAAACCATCGAGCCTCGCACCGCGGCGACCGCGTTGTTGGTGTTGATGATGATTTCGTCGCCCGGCTTCATGAGCTGGCGCGCCACGTTGACCAGAATCGCGCCCGAATTGAGTTGAACGGTCGAGCGTGTGGCCCCGCCGGGAAGCGTTTCTTCTTGCACCTCAAAGCGGCTCAGTTCCCTCACGGTAACGCTGGCCTTGCCGCCGAAGAGCATGCGCGCGGAAGATTTCTCGCGCGTATCGATGATGTCTCGAATCAGAATGCCGTCTTTCTGGCGCAACTGCGTCGGCTGAGCTTGGCGCGTCAGTTGGGCTTGTCCTTGAACGGCCGTCACGACTCCGGCCGGTTGCTGCTGCGCATAAAGGGAGCCCTGCTCAAATGTGATGGACAGAAGAAACAAAGCGCCGACGATGAGGCGATAGCTTCCCATGGAAGACCTCCGTTTGCTGGAAAACTTATGGCCTTGCTTTTTATCGCCACGAATAATAATTGTCAATGGACTTGGCTCCGGCGGGTTATAAAAACCCAATTCTCATTTGACAATTTGACCGAGTGATATTAATAATCAGCGCCAGGATTTGCTTCATGTGACCCTGGCATACGTAGAATGACTAAATCACGTTCAATACCATGGGCCGTTATGGCCCTTTTCTTTATGGCGGCCATTTTGCCGGCGGCCGTCGCCCGCGCGCAGGGTACCAGCGAAAGATCGATTCAAGCGGCGATTTTCGTAGACCGCGCGGTCATCGCTTATGGGGAAAAGAGATATCAGGAGGCATTGAAGGAATTGGAGGAGGCCTTGCGCCTCGACCCGGAGAATCTGGATGCTTTGTATTATCAGGGACTGGTTTATACGGTGCTTGAGCGTCCCACGGATGCCCGAGCGGCCTTCGAGAAAGCGCGCAAAATAAATCCCAAAGACATCGATGTCGCTTTCCAGCTCGGCACGCTTCACTTCGCGCAAAAGGAATATGACAGGGCGGAGCCTCTATTGCGGGAAGTTTACCGCGCCGATCCCAAGCGGCCCAACATCGGCTATTACCTCGGCGTCATCGAATTCAACAAGCAGAATTTTCGCGAGGCGCTGGGTTATTTAAAGGCCAACGTTCCGAGCGACGACAACTTCGCTCAGCTTAACTCGGTCTACACCGGAGTGACTCTGGCGCGTCTGGGCGCGCTGGGCCAGGCGAAGGCAGAGATCGACCAGGCGCTTCGCCTCCAACCCGCTTCGCCTCTAACGGCGCCCGCCCAGCGCTTCGGCGAGATTCTCGAGAAGTCGGCGGCCGCGGACAAGCGTTTCCACGGCCAGCTGCGTCTGGGCGTATTCTATGACACCAACCCGGCCGTGATCCCGGATCGCAGCGATGATCCGACGGTGAAAAGCATCCGGACGGGCCAGCAAAGACAAAAGAGCGAAGGAGAGCTTGTCGTTCTCGATCTCGCCTACACCTGGCTGCGGTCCGCGGACTGGGAGGGGACGATATCTCACAGGTTCCTGCATGCCCACGAAAACCGTCTGACCGATTTTAATACCCAGAGCAACACTCCCACCCTCAGCGTCGTCAACCGCGGTTTGTTGCCCGGAGCGCTCGGAAGTCTTCCTTATACGGCCGGCTTTTTGATCGCCTATGACTATATCTCGCTCGGCAATAGCCCCTTTACCCAGCGTTGGATCGTTACTCCTTACGTGTCGATTTCCGAAAACGAGTCAAATGTAACCACTTTTCAGTACCGCTACCAGGCGAAAGACTTCTTCCACGATGAAGATTTTGTTCGCCGCGAGATCCGCGATGCCAACAATTATATGGTAGGCTGGACGCACTTCGTTCTCGCCGAAAAGGGACGCCATTACCTGAAGCTCGGTTATCAGTATGACGCGGAGTTGGCCGAGGGAGAGAATTGGAGTTACTGGGGAAATCGACTGCTGACCGGCTTCCAGTACACGCTGCCGTGGTGGGAGATCCGCTTCCGCTACGACCTGGATTTTCATTGGCGTGCCTACAAATA
This region of Candidatus Binatia bacterium genomic DNA includes:
- the secA gene encoding preprotein translocase subunit SecA translates to MLNLVKKIVGTKNEREIKRIRPVVEQIAALEPQLEKLGDADLRAKTDEFKKRINEATASARAAFEEAQTRALAAPAEEREDLKTEVENLEKELRQATADVLHEILPEAFAATREASKRTIGLRHFDEQMIGGIILHEGKIAEMKTGEGKTLVATLPFYLNALAGKGVHLITVNDYLARRDVQWMGPIYHALGLTVASIVHEASYLFDPTYVTKDYRYLNLRPISRQEAYRADITYGTNHEFGFDYLRDNMKFSLEEYVQRELNFAIVDEVDNILIDEARTPLIISGPAEESTDKYYVIDRIIPKLQRGAVIQGDQSQEKRAAIEKQGDYTVDEKSRTATLTESGVAKVERLLNIHNLYDPRHIDTLHHVNQGLKAHAIFKRDVDYVVKDGEVIIVDEFTGRLMPGRRWSDGLHQAIEAKEGVHIREENQTLATITIQNYFRMYKKLAGMTGTADTEATEFKKIYKLDVAVIPTHRNMIRTDNPDMVYKSEKEKFNAVVDEIEQCHEKGQPVLVGTTSVAKSERLSRLLKQKGVKHNVLNAVNHEAEATVIAQAGRFGTVTIATNMAGRGTDILLGGNPEFLARADMEHEWISRSAKLPLQGATRYEDTLRELREKYDEEVQKAERQYRKEGELFEQQRSDSLKKLTESQRRLRELSPFRDLREEYEQISATELIEALHELNGIPERYLKAKETLESSLSASGDAVARDAREAFDEARETFDQSLERWQEGNGRRAEIMEALDETRRNYEQRVNDYEFAVANSVLSRGEHAAEVSEYEAARRAFEEAEARCDEVRGPYEEAIRAAQRNYESKRQEYVKIVEEVREELEKAPEAYRQRFDEILGKYQKVCAEEREKVVAAGGLHIIGTERHESRRIDNQLRGRSGRQGDPGSSRFYLSLEDDLMRIFGAERIQGIMNRLGMEEGVPIEHGLVTRAIENAQKKVEAHNFDIRKHLLEYDDVMNKQREVIYNQRKEVLKGENLKEEVLEMAAGLAEEIAARYAEKEGDPSEWDFKGLSDALYHQFAFRLEFSEKEQEELTLEQVQERVVQKVTEAYERKEAQFGAPMLRQLEKVIMLQTIDTLWKDHLLNMDHLKEGIGLRGYGQKNPLQEYQKEGFEMFEEMIQRIQEDVVQKLFTIEMAREAAVEEIQVQQRPLRMVLSHGGSEEPARPVALKRDGAKIGRNDPCSCGSGKKYKRCCGK
- a CDS encoding tetratricopeptide repeat protein, which gives rise to MALFFMAAILPAAVARAQGTSERSIQAAIFVDRAVIAYGEKRYQEALKELEEALRLDPENLDALYYQGLVYTVLERPTDARAAFEKARKINPKDIDVAFQLGTLHFAQKEYDRAEPLLREVYRADPKRPNIGYYLGVIEFNKQNFREALGYLKANVPSDDNFAQLNSVYTGVTLARLGALGQAKAEIDQALRLQPASPLTAPAQRFGEILEKSAAADKRFHGQLRLGVFYDTNPAVIPDRSDDPTVKSIRTGQQRQKSEGELVVLDLAYTWLRSADWEGTISHRFLHAHENRLTDFNTQSNTPTLSVVNRGLLPGALGSLPYTAGFLIAYDYISLGNSPFTQRWIVTPYVSISENESNVTTFQYRYQAKDFFHDEDFVRREIRDANNYMVGWTHFVLAEKGRHYLKLGYQYDAELAEGENWSYWGNRLLTGFQYTLPWWEIRFRYDLDFHWRAYKYNNSILPATAPGSVRRRDRQPVHLTGLAKDFLENFTVAIEYLFDQGKSNLAPFDYHRHVVTTSVAWRF
- a CDS encoding Ig-like domain-containing protein, with the translated sequence MKKNVSVFVEMFSALVFFAALLLTPPAAFAALTEFFAATGKLSLSVDGAGSNSASHIAEVDKPNASATVRAAFVLAASTGFSGRVLNNGDVTINGTPINWDAQVSGAINNSNHLADVTSIVKPTVDAAAAGRVAFTFTEVATVGIEGEILVVVFDDPLQTADTTVSLLFGAQNIAGDTFSITLAQPIDPNAAGALADMGLGISFGFQPSGQFSLVNVNGQRLTTSAGGQDDGGSFNGGLITVGGLDDSNANPNPTAPPTSFRTDDELYSLLPFITSSDTTISVFSQNPSNDDNIFFAYFHLSGAAIVGEGIVLSPTSATNPLGTQHTVTAKVTDNTGAPIQGELVTFNVIAGPNAGDNGTGTTNVNGDATFTYTGDGGAGTDQIQASFVDSSGQVQTSNTVTKDWTTAANTPPVADPQSVTTTEDTPKLITLTGSDVDNDPLTFTIVTPPQNGTLSQLVPASNSQLSRAKRRLKARLQKEKKRPGTVASALRSKQLTAIIQATVANSVTYTPNLNYNGPDSFTFIVNDGTVDSPPATVNITVTPAQDAPEIQNLTFARRDSPDPGYSTPGIAALLEFRDIDDDFDRLNVTLLKAKNKPKGCGPDVVESDEESIFPFSENRTDPDANPFDFEATEIKTVEIGPKAMAVAAAQGCSITLEITAFNIRGVDLAQHGSNVLSGTFSIDSDTATTTATLSKQSSSSNQLRSGNGTKKIAAPVIR
- the murI gene encoding glutamate racemase, with the protein product MNNDNPIGLFDSGIGGLTVLQRIMEVLPKENTVYLGDTARSPYGTKSVETVLRYSFENADFLIQKNVKLLVVACNTSTAVALKALQQNLAVPVVGVIEPGARAAVAKTKNKKIGVIGTEATIQSGAYTQALRAIDPKVEVYSRACPLFVPLVEEGWLDNKVVEMTVESYLSGLKRSGIDALILGCTHYPLLKKALRKFLGRGVRLVDSAEETANEVSRLLGEGSLQRERGKGAASFFVTDVPDRFIKVGRRFLGEKVDSAVRIER
- a CDS encoding FecR domain-containing protein, with translation MGFYNPPEPSPLTIIIRGDKKQGHKFSSKRRSSMGSYRLIVGALFLLSITFEQGSLYAQQQPAGVVTAVQGQAQLTRQAQPTQLRQKDGILIRDIIDTREKSSARMLFGGKASVTVRELSRFEVQEETLPGGATRSTVQLNSGAILVNVARQLMKPGDEIIINTNNAVAAVRGSMVYAEAVDAARSTFAQLSGEALLRCPPPATSPSANLTRFTATEITGQGVNCNVGEIRNITEEFAALLLRPFQLPRAVGAEANGATIVKNGIADTAVIADAALVTGQTPTLPSPTPPGAPPPLPGGNIPPVITTIKLPKPIR
- a CDS encoding radical SAM protein; amino-acid sequence: MKNFEPQEIVVESGSEQSSIYKNLKRAFPNVPFAFTDQLWGKDSPTASRDVFGDGKRKLLLARHRGEFLKKCPGSDGQVCCNYFVINFASNCPMECSYCYLQEYLADNPALKVFSNIEDLLGEADALLGRHRKFFFRIGTGEITDSLALDPYIGFCAEVVPFFAEQPNVLLELKTKSDCVDGLVQLDPKERVVVSWSMNPEKVIDADEHDTASFGERLVAARRCQAGGYKLGFHFDPIVEYPGWEEDYREMVERIFAAVDHRRIAWISLGVLRTTPGLKRVMRSRFPLSRLPTGEQILCPDGKLRYFQPLRVDIYRKMLRWIRAASPIVFVYLCMESKEVWEQVFGFAPSCEKELGSRLANFGF